Sequence from the Streptomyces mobaraensis NBRC 13819 = DSM 40847 genome:
AGGGCGGGGTCGAGGCCCCCTCGTACGACCGGCCCAACACCGTCGCCTGGTACAAGGACGGGCCGGCGCCCGGCGCCGTCGGCGCCGCCGTACTCGTCGGGCACGTCGACACCAAGACCTCGCGGGGCGTCTTCTACGAACTGAGCACCGCGAAGCCGGGCCTGAAGGTGAACGTCGTCCGCAAGGACGGCAGCACCGCCGAGTTCACCGTCGAGGACGTCGCCGTCGTCCCCCGGGACCACTTCGACGCCGACAAGGCGTACGGCCCCAAGGACCCCAAGCGCGCCGAGCTGCGCCTCGTCACCTGCGGCGGCGAGTACGACCGCGAGCGGCACGAGTACACCGCCAACGTGGTGGTGTCCGCCTACCTCACCGGGACGGCCGGCGCCCCCGCCGCCCCGCCGCCGGCCGGGAACCGGCCCGGGAAGCCGGCCGAGCCGGCGCAGCCCCCGGAGCAGACCGACGAGGGCGACGACCCCGACGCGCCATGACGTCCGGCGGGCGGCGGGCGGCCCGCGGCGTCAGCCCGCCCGCCGCCGCGCCCGCAGCGCGAACATATGCGGCACCCGGGGCTCCGCGTCCGGCAGCCGCCACCAGCCGTCCGGGTCCCGGACCATGCCGGGCAGCCGCGGCCAGGGCAACAGCTCGGTCTCGCGCAGCACTTCGAGCTCCAGCCCGGCCCCGAGGACGGCCCCGACGGTCTCCCCGAGCCCGTGCCGCCACTCGTAGCTGGTCACGGCCTCCCGGAGCGGGGGGCCGTCGGTGTACGTCCGGGGGTTGTCGCCCCGGATCGGCCCCCGGCCCTCCAGGTAGTCGTGGCGCAGCAGCAGCCCTTCCTCGCCGGGCGCCGGGACCGGGCCCAGCGCGTTGAGCAGCGGGTGGAACTCCACCAGGTACAGCACGCCGCCGGGCCGGAGCAGCCGGGCGACCACGTCCGCCCAGGCCGGCAGGTCGGGGAGGTAGCAGAGCGCCCCCTTGCCGGTGTAGACGACGTCGAACCGCCGTCCGCCGAGCGCCTCGACGGCCCGGTGGACGTCGGCCCGGACGTACTCGACGTCCCGGCCGCGCTCGGCGGCGAGCCGCCGGGCCTCCTCCACGGCGGCCGAGGAGAAGTCCAGGCCGACGGCGCGGGCGCCCCGCTCGGCGAAGGCGTGGGTCTCGGTGCCGAGGTGGCACTGGAGGTGGAGGACGTCGCGGCCGGCCAGGTCGCCGAGGTCGGTCCATTCGAAGGGGGCGAACCAGTCGTCGGCGGTCCGGGAGCCGTCCAGGCCGTAGAAGTCGCTGGCGACGTGGACGGGGGTGCGGGCGTCCCAGTTGCGTTCGTTGGCGCGCAGCATCTCCTCGATGCCGGGCGGCCGTTCGCCGGACGCGGTCGTGCGGTCGTCTGCCGTCATGGGGCCTTTCCTACCACCGCCGGGCACCGCGCTCACCCCGTCGCCCGGCGAGGAGGAGCCGCCGGGAAGGCCAGGGCGGCGGCGCGGCGCCAGCGGTTGCCGGGGAGGGCGGGGCGGAGCGCGGCGAGGGCGCCGCAGTACTTGGTGAAGACGGCGGGCCGGACGCCGTGGGCGTGCAGCAGCCGGTCGGCGTCGGTCAGCCGGCCGGTGCCCTTGGTCTCGACGAGGACGAGGCCGGGGGCGCAGCGCACGGTGGCGCCGGTCCGGCGGTCGACGCAGACGAGTCCGGCGTCGCAGGTGACGCGTTCGCCGTCGGCCACCAGGGTGGCGCGCAGGTAGTCGGTGGTGACCGAGGGGGTGAGTTCGGTGGGGGCGGTGATGCCGTAGGCCGTGCGCAGGGTGGTGTCCAGCCAGGCGCGGTAGGCCGGGTCGAGCGGGGCGGCGTCGCCGGTGAGCGGGAGCCGGTGTTTGACGGTGTCGCCCCGGCCGCCCTTGAGCTTGAGCTCGAACTGCCGCTCCCCGCTGTCCCGGTAGACCCGTTCGCGGATCTTGAAGCGCTGCCGGCGGCCTTGCCGGTGCTCGTGGAAGGAACGCAGGCCGGGGGTGTCGTAGTAGACGGAGTGGTAGTGGAAGGCCCGTCTGCCGTCGATGGTGAGGACGCGGTAGGCGCCGCCGGGCCGGTGCGGGGCGGTGAGGAGGGCGACGAGGTCGGTGAGCAGCCGGGCGGGTACCAGGTAGCTGCGGTCGAAGCGGGTGAGCAGGCACGAGCGCGCGTTGACCTCGGCGAGGGTGATGGGCCGGGCGGCGCCGACGGCGCGTTCCAGGGGGTGCGGCGTGCGCGGGCCCGGGACGGCGGGGGCCGGGGCGGCGGTGCTCACGCGGCCTCCCAGGCGTGCGTGTCGCGCACCGCCGGGCGGGCGGCCGGGGCCTGCCGGGCGGCGCCGGGCGGGAACTCGCGGTAGCGGACGTCGACGACCATGAGGTCGCGGACGTAGTCGATCTCGGTGACGGTCCAGTGCAGCGGTTCGCCGAGGCGGTGGGCGAGTTCGGCGCGGAGCGCGGCGGGATCGGTGAGGACGACGTCGAGGGTGACGACGCTGCGGCGGGCGCGGGTGAGCAGCCGCGGGTGGTCGGCGACGTACACGACCAGCAGCAGGACGCCGCTCAGGGTGGCCGCGTAGCCCAGCCCGAGGTGCGGCAGCCCGCAGAGCAGGCCGAGGACGAGGGTGCTGAAGTAGTAGGCGACCTCTTCGTGCTGCACGGCGTCGGAGCGCAGCCGGATGATGGAGAGCACGCCGAAGAGGCCGAAGCCCAGCGCGGTCCCGCCCTTGGCGCCCACCTCGGCGAGTGCCGCCACGACGGAGAACAGGGCCACGTTCAGGGCGAGATAGGCGGGGACCAGGTCGCGCCGCCGGTGTCGCGGATGGTAGATCGCGAAGGTCAGCAGGCCGACCGCGAGCAGGTCAAGACCCAGGTGGGCGGCGAGGTCACGCACGGGTTCCACGGCTTCTTCCTCCCTATACGGCTGCGCCGGTCGCACAACGCCGGTCACACAACTCCAGGGAAACGATGGGTGAACGGAAGGGATCCTCCGGGTCCATTCGAGCGAACCGTGCGGGTCCTTGACGGCGGAGCGGCGGAGCTGGCCGGATCCGGTGGATTCCCGTCGTGTTCGGCGCACTTGCGGCGCGGGGTGCGGCTGTGCCGGGCGGGTCGCGAGACCCCTCCCGGTACGGCCGACGGGCCTCTGGCGATCAGCGCCGGGCCGGGGCAGGCTGGGCCTCCGTGGAACGGATACGCGTCCCGCGCGACGGACGTTCGAGGAGGGCACCCGTGACCCCGACCCGACCGCACCCGGCCTCCCCCGGGAGCGTCGCCCTCGCCCCGGCGGCGGCCCGGCTGCTCCGGCGGCTGCGCCGCAAGCACGGGCCGCTGATGTTCCACCAGTCCGGCGGCTGCTGCGACGGCAGTTCGCCGATGTGCTACCCGCGCGGCGAGTTCCGCACCGGCGGCGGCGATGTGCTCCTCGCCGAACTGGCCGTCGAGGGAGTGGCCGAACCCATCGGCTTCTGGATGGCCGCGGACCAGTTCGAGCGCTGGCGGCACACCCACCTCACCGTGGACGTGGTGCCGGGGCGCGGCAGCGGCTTCTCCCTGGAGGCCCCGGAGGGCGTCCGCTTCCTGATCCGCTCCCGGCTGCTGACGGACGCGGAGGCGCGGCTGCTCGGGCCGGCCGCCGACGGCCGCCGGGACGCCGGCGGCCCCGGGGACGACCGTACGGAGGCGGGCTGACCGGCCGGGTCAGGACGCGGCGTCCGCCAGCGACAGCGTGTGCAGCCGCTCCGGCGGGCCGGGCCGGGCGTAGTACCAGCCCTGCGCCGTCTCGCAGCCCAGTATCCGCAGGTGGTCCGCCTGGGTGCCGGTCTCCACGCCCTCCACCGTCACCGACAGGTCCAGGGTGTGGGCGAGCGAGACGATCCCTTCGACGATCTTCACATCGACGGGGTCGGCGGGCGCGCGCTGCATGCCGCGGGTGAACGAGCGGTCGAGCTTGAGGGTGCTGACCGGCAGCCGGCGCAGGTAGGAGAGGTTGGAGTAGCCGGTGCCGAAGTCGTCGAGGGCGATGTCCACGCCCAGGTCGGCGAGTTGCCGCAGCGGGCGGAGCTGCTCCTCGTCGGCCCCGATGAGGGCGTTCTCGGTGACCTCCAGGCAGAGCGCCGACGGGTCGAGGCCGGCGTCGTCGAGGACGGCGACGATGTCGGAGACCAGGGCCGGGTAGCGCAGCTGCGAGGGCGAGAGGTTGACGTTGACGCGGAGCGGCACCCGGCAGCGGCCGTCGCTGCGCCAGGCGCGGGCCTGGCGGGCCGCCTCCTCCAGGACCCAGCGGCCGAGCGGGACGATCAGCCCGGTGCTCTCGGCGAGCGGGATGAACTGGTCCGGGCCGAGCACCCCGTGCACCGGGTGCAGCCAGCGGACGAGCGCCTCGGCGCCGCGCACGGTGCCGTCGGAGAGCCGGACCAGCGGCTGGTACTCGATGAAGAACTCGCCGTTCTCCAGGGCGCCGGGCAGGCAGTTGGTGAGGTCGTGCCGGGCGATGGCGCGGGCGTCGGAGTCGGCGTCGGCGATCTCGTAGCGGTTGCCGCCGGCGGCCTTGGCCCGGTACATGGTGATGTCGGCGCTGCGCAGCACCTCGGCGGCGTCCGCCTCGCCGGGCCGGCCGTCGACGATGCCGATGCTGGCGCGGACGGACAGGTGGCGGCCGTCGAGGTGGACGGGGTCGGCGAGGGCGGCGAGCATCCGGCGGGCGAGGGCGGTGACGTCGCGCTGGGCGGTGGGGCCGGTGGTGAGGGCGACGAACTCGTCGCCGCCGAGCCGGGCCACCAGTTCGTCGGGCCCGGTGGCGCA
This genomic interval carries:
- a CDS encoding class F sortase, which translates into the protein MSEKRTGGFGRLLTGAAWVALLLALWLWGHDIAEEPISTAPVTGDVKPSGRPPAHGLLPAHSPLPVAAPQTLAIRAMGLRAPIEGHGLDPQGGVEAPSYDRPNTVAWYKDGPAPGAVGAAVLVGHVDTKTSRGVFYELSTAKPGLKVNVVRKDGSTAEFTVEDVAVVPRDHFDADKAYGPKDPKRAELRLVTCGGEYDRERHEYTANVVVSAYLTGTAGAPAAPPPAGNRPGKPAEPAQPPEQTDEGDDPDAP
- a CDS encoding DUF4956 domain-containing protein, whose amino-acid sequence is MEPVRDLAAHLGLDLLAVGLLTFAIYHPRHRRRDLVPAYLALNVALFSVVAALAEVGAKGGTALGFGLFGVLSIIRLRSDAVQHEEVAYYFSTLVLGLLCGLPHLGLGYAATLSGVLLLVVYVADHPRLLTRARRSVVTLDVVLTDPAALRAELAHRLGEPLHWTVTEIDYVRDLMVVDVRYREFPPGAARQAPAARPAVRDTHAWEAA
- a CDS encoding class I SAM-dependent methyltransferase, whose amino-acid sequence is MTADDRTTASGERPPGIEEMLRANERNWDARTPVHVASDFYGLDGSRTADDWFAPFEWTDLGDLAGRDVLHLQCHLGTETHAFAERGARAVGLDFSSAAVEEARRLAAERGRDVEYVRADVHRAVEALGGRRFDVVYTGKGALCYLPDLPAWADVVARLLRPGGVLYLVEFHPLLNALGPVPAPGEEGLLLRHDYLEGRGPIRGDNPRTYTDGPPLREAVTSYEWRHGLGETVGAVLGAGLELEVLRETELLPWPRLPGMVRDPDGWWRLPDAEPRVPHMFALRARRRAG
- a CDS encoding polyphosphate polymerase domain-containing protein is translated as MSTAAPAPAVPGPRTPHPLERAVGAARPITLAEVNARSCLLTRFDRSYLVPARLLTDLVALLTAPHRPGGAYRVLTIDGRRAFHYHSVYYDTPGLRSFHEHRQGRRQRFKIRERVYRDSGERQFELKLKGGRGDTVKHRLPLTGDAAPLDPAYRAWLDTTLRTAYGITAPTELTPSVTTDYLRATLVADGERVTCDAGLVCVDRRTGATVRCAPGLVLVETKGTGRLTDADRLLHAHGVRPAVFTKYCGALAALRPALPGNRWRRAAALAFPAAPPRRATG
- a CDS encoding DUF779 domain-containing protein, translated to MTPTRPHPASPGSVALAPAAARLLRRLRRKHGPLMFHQSGGCCDGSSPMCYPRGEFRTGGGDVLLAELAVEGVAEPIGFWMAADQFERWRHTHLTVDVVPGRGSGFSLEAPEGVRFLIRSRLLTDAEARLLGPAADGRRDAGGPGDDRTEAG